In Drosophila subpulchrella strain 33 F10 #4 breed RU33 chromosome 3R, RU_Dsub_v1.1 Primary Assembly, whole genome shotgun sequence, the following are encoded in one genomic region:
- the LOC119550080 gene encoding uncharacterized protein LOC119550080 isoform X1 — protein sequence MENEVEDNIDMSHAEMLEFWLANNRQTEGLANFVLQQSHRKLNQIMEESIRKKIKNFVAYVNFHLNKCNRMVTRFKTKHQSWLSSRMQLQLKACNFVDESAKTVGRPRLCYDDGSSRLKRKLAAEVSADNGNNANLLVHAAAVAAKKAHLKNVEEEKKEAKRVPYTPEEALDFLIENSFTKRQYMNIRQHSKNRNCDIYPSYNKVIAAIEKCRPKGICITESVASVPLQNLLKHIVERIMLLQSEVLNIYADISEMKLIASYGFDGSTGQSLYKQNFVLDASDTLDQSLFVTTLIPLKLVDSIGRVIWMNRSPQSVRFCRPLKIEFVKETKTHILKEKANLDLEIQNLLPMVYEDANKQSYTISFELKMTLIDGKVLNILTGTNSTQSCPICGAKPMQFMTITDLESDNFIPKSPQALEYGVSPLHAWIRFFEFVLKIGYRIGINKWQVRGPEDKEKMSARKVEIQGKLWAVLGLHVDKPKANGSGSTNDGNTARKAFLNTDTFASILGFDPEVLRDFYIILITISCNFEIDVQKFKNFCKKAGSLYMEKYPWYPMSATVHKVLAHGAQIIAASSLPLGCLAENASEARNKFYKKDRRSHARQNSRINTMTDVFCRALDSSDPLVSSIYIQQRLLQNKKHTYPAEVLELLRAPNVNFLFNNVNADDDDKEDDLDTSECIDIYSFDLDVEND from the exons atggaaaaCGAAGTTGAag ACAACATTGACATGAGTCACGCTGAAATGCTTGAATTTTGGCTAGCAAATAATCGGCAAACCGAAGGCCTCGCTAATTTTGTGCTGCAGCAAAGTCACAGGAAGCTTAACCAAATCATGGAGGAGTCAATTCGAAAGAAAATTAAGAACTTTGTTGCTTATgtaaattttcatttaaacaAATGTAATCGAATGGTTACAAGATTTAAAACGAAACATCAAAGTTGGCTTTCATCACGTATGCAACTACAATTAAAAGCATGTAACTTTGTTGATGAATCCGCCAAAACTGTTGGACGTCCACGGTTATGCTACGACGATGGTAGTTCTCGCTTAAAGCGCAAATTAGCAGCAGAGGTTTCGGCAGACAATGGCAATAATGCAAATCTTCTTGTCCATGCTGCAGCGGTCGCTGCAAAGAAGGCGCATTTAAAAAACGTGGAAGAAGAAAAAAAGGAAGCTAAACGTGTACCTTATACTCCAGAAGAAGCCTTAGATTTTCTAATAGAAAACAGCTTTACTAAAAGACAATATATGAACATAAGACAACATAGCAAAAACCGGAATTGCGACATTTATCCGAGCTACAATAAAGTGATTGCAGCAATAGAAAAATGTAGACCTAAAGGAATATGTATTACAGAGTCAGTCGCGTCTGTTCCTTTACAAAACTTGTTGAAGCACATAGTCGAACGCATAATGTTGTTACAAAGCGAAGTGCTTAATATATATGCTGATATTTCTGAAATGAAACTAATTGCTAGTTATGGATTTGACGGTTCGACTGGGCAAAGTCTCTATAAACAAAATTTCGTATTGGATGCATCTGACACGTTGGATCAGTCTTTGTTTGTAACAACCCTAATCCCGCTAAAATTAGTTGATTCGATAGGTCGAGTTATTTGGATGAACCGCTCTCCGCAGTCTGTGCGATTTTGCAGGCCTCTTAAAATTGAGTTCGTTAAAGAAACAAAGACTCATATATTAAAAGAGAAAGCAAACTTGGACTtggaaattcaaaatttattgCCGATGGTATATGAAGATGCGAACAAACAAAGCTATACCATAAGTTTTGAGCTGAAAATGACTTTAATTGACGGAAAAGTCCTGAATATCTTAACTGGAACTAATTCAACCCAGTCTTGCCCAATCTGTGGAGCTAAGCCTATGCAATTTATGACAATAACTGATCTGGAGTCGGATAACTTTATTCCAAAAAGCCCACAAGCGCTAGAATACGGAGTAAGTCCTCTACACGCGTGGATTCGGTTTTTCGAATTTGTTCTTAAAATTGGATATAGGATTGGTATCAATAAATGGCAAGTACGTGGCCCTGAAGACAAAGAAAAAATGTCTGCGCGGAAAGTGGAAATTCAAGGCAAATTATGGGCGGTTCTTGGACTTCATGTCGATAAGCCCAAGGCAAACGGAAGCGGCAGTACAAACGATGGGAACACAGCAAGAAAAGCATTTTTGAATACCGACACATTTGCGTCAATACTTGGCTTCGACCCGGAGGTTTTAAGAGACTTCTATATTATATTAATCACCATTTCATGCAACTTCGAAATTGATgttcaaaaatttaaaaatttctgtAAAAAAGCTGGCTCTTTATACATGGAAAAGTATCCTTGGTACCCAATGTCAGCTACGGTACATAAAGTACTTGCTCATGGTGCTCAGATCATAGCCGCATCCTCCCTTCCACTTGGTTGCCTAGCTGAAAATGCATCGGAAGCCCGAAataagttttataaaaaagatAGACGTTCACATGCAAGACAAAATAGTCGTATAAATACCATGACAGACGTTTTTTGCCGAGCGCTAGATTCATCGGATCCCCTGGTTTCCAGCATTTATATTCAACAAAGGCTgttgcaaaataaaaaacacactTATCCAGCAGAAGTTCTTGAGCTTTTAAGAGCTCCAAATGTAAATTTCCTATTTAATAATGTCAATGCAGATGATGACGATAAGGAAGATGACTTGGACACATCTGAATGTATCGATATATATTCTTTCGATTTAGATGTGGAAAATgattaa
- the LOC119550080 gene encoding uncharacterized protein LOC119550080 isoform X2 — MENEVEDNIDMSHAEMLEFWLANNRQTEGLANFVLQQSHRKLNQIMEESIRKKIKNFVAYVNFHLNKCNRMVTRFKTKHQSWLSSRMQLQLKACNFVDESAKTVGRPRLCYDDGSSRLKRKLAAEVSADNGNNANLLVHAAAVAAKKAHLKNVEEEKKEAKRVPYTPEEALDFLIENSFTKRQYMNIRQHSKNRNCDIYPSYNKVIAAIEKCRPKGICITESVASVPLQNLLKHIVERIMLLQSEVLNIYADISEMKLIASYGFDGSTGQSLYKQNFVLDASDTLDQSLFVTTLIPLKLVDSIGRVIWMNRSPQSVRFCRPLKIEFVKETKTHILKEKANLDLEIQNLLPMVYEDANKQSYTISFELKMTLIDGKVLNILTGTNSTQSCPICGAKPMQFMTITDLESDNFIPKSPQALEYGVSPLHAWIRFFEFVLKIGYRIGINKWQVRGPEDKEKMSARKVEIQGKLWAVLGLHVDKPKANGSGSTNDGNTARKAFLNTDTFASILGFDPEVLRDFYIILITISCNFEIDVQKFKNFCKKAGSLYMEKYPIYILSI, encoded by the exons atggaaaaCGAAGTTGAag ACAACATTGACATGAGTCACGCTGAAATGCTTGAATTTTGGCTAGCAAATAATCGGCAAACCGAAGGCCTCGCTAATTTTGTGCTGCAGCAAAGTCACAGGAAGCTTAACCAAATCATGGAGGAGTCAATTCGAAAGAAAATTAAGAACTTTGTTGCTTATgtaaattttcatttaaacaAATGTAATCGAATGGTTACAAGATTTAAAACGAAACATCAAAGTTGGCTTTCATCACGTATGCAACTACAATTAAAAGCATGTAACTTTGTTGATGAATCCGCCAAAACTGTTGGACGTCCACGGTTATGCTACGACGATGGTAGTTCTCGCTTAAAGCGCAAATTAGCAGCAGAGGTTTCGGCAGACAATGGCAATAATGCAAATCTTCTTGTCCATGCTGCAGCGGTCGCTGCAAAGAAGGCGCATTTAAAAAACGTGGAAGAAGAAAAAAAGGAAGCTAAACGTGTACCTTATACTCCAGAAGAAGCCTTAGATTTTCTAATAGAAAACAGCTTTACTAAAAGACAATATATGAACATAAGACAACATAGCAAAAACCGGAATTGCGACATTTATCCGAGCTACAATAAAGTGATTGCAGCAATAGAAAAATGTAGACCTAAAGGAATATGTATTACAGAGTCAGTCGCGTCTGTTCCTTTACAAAACTTGTTGAAGCACATAGTCGAACGCATAATGTTGTTACAAAGCGAAGTGCTTAATATATATGCTGATATTTCTGAAATGAAACTAATTGCTAGTTATGGATTTGACGGTTCGACTGGGCAAAGTCTCTATAAACAAAATTTCGTATTGGATGCATCTGACACGTTGGATCAGTCTTTGTTTGTAACAACCCTAATCCCGCTAAAATTAGTTGATTCGATAGGTCGAGTTATTTGGATGAACCGCTCTCCGCAGTCTGTGCGATTTTGCAGGCCTCTTAAAATTGAGTTCGTTAAAGAAACAAAGACTCATATATTAAAAGAGAAAGCAAACTTGGACTtggaaattcaaaatttattgCCGATGGTATATGAAGATGCGAACAAACAAAGCTATACCATAAGTTTTGAGCTGAAAATGACTTTAATTGACGGAAAAGTCCTGAATATCTTAACTGGAACTAATTCAACCCAGTCTTGCCCAATCTGTGGAGCTAAGCCTATGCAATTTATGACAATAACTGATCTGGAGTCGGATAACTTTATTCCAAAAAGCCCACAAGCGCTAGAATACGGAGTAAGTCCTCTACACGCGTGGATTCGGTTTTTCGAATTTGTTCTTAAAATTGGATATAGGATTGGTATCAATAAATGGCAAGTACGTGGCCCTGAAGACAAAGAAAAAATGTCTGCGCGGAAAGTGGAAATTCAAGGCAAATTATGGGCGGTTCTTGGACTTCATGTCGATAAGCCCAAGGCAAACGGAAGCGGCAGTACAAACGATGGGAACACAGCAAGAAAAGCATTTTTGAATACCGACACATTTGCGTCAATACTTGGCTTCGACCCGGAGGTTTTAAGAGACTTCTATATTATATTAATCACCATTTCATGCAACTTCGAAATTGATgttcaaaaatttaaaaatttctgtAAAAAAGCTGGCTCTTTATACATGGAAAAGTATCCT ATATATATTCTTTCGATTTAG